One Manihot esculenta cultivar AM560-2 chromosome 18, M.esculenta_v8, whole genome shotgun sequence genomic window carries:
- the LOC110606384 gene encoding probable E3 ubiquitin-protein ligase RHG1A isoform X1 yields the protein MQGQRGIVGSLPEMLDFDHGSTSGNAIIDQQICWNNIPNPAENRLADFMLSPSHMTSAYVNSVDQERQHTGGWSLGEPSSSGAQSDASHEEQKLERGWSASSSSCAGAGRQLGERQYEPSNILSRESVNGNPQFVQSSNSNAIPQNLNLNAGFVCHSDNVQVMDASNVYKSGVAENERVPPAGGSNTFLHPSGSSGYTLEESDGRPGCSLDGHRHSCKRKAVEGHIGQSSVSGGSSFFPCAESSAWPGVASHYGAGSSLSISAPEQVNPRLGLGLRGLASDDVSERPETSVAGRTEASQRNFRLRINPSTHESLPPALFSTGSAVRRSSVPSAQRSLRLLPIDHPLDFRSLPALEGATAQSQPPVVPVPPLPQNVQSFRWNEGSSSRTGSSSSSISLNDREEGSSRSISRNIWAHPMFVPATELRTSVRNPTNRSVTGGNASAPGNIASTSRSGSSSSVHPLSAPTWVSHPNSTSRNSRRLAEYVRRSLFSSSGADSGGQSTNSPVHSGSSGTPEEAMVSSGVGTQVHHRSHPRSALWMDRQGDGVLGIPYPLRNLAAASEGRSRLLVSEQIRNVLDLMRRGESLRFEDVMILDQSVLFGVADIHDRHRDMRLDVDNMSYEELLALEERIGNVSTGLSEETILTRLRHRKYSVAARAEVEAEPCCICQEEYNNGEDVGTLDCGHDFHTDCIKQWLMLKNWCPICKTTGLVLDKMI from the exons ATGCAAGGGCAGAGGGGTATTGTTGGCTCTTTGCCAGAAATGCTGGACTTTGACCATGGATCTACATCAGGTAATGCTATCATAGATCAGCAAATTTGCTGGAATAACATTCCAAACCCTGCAGAAAACCGATTAGCAGACTTTATGCTGTCGCCTAGTCACATGACCAGTGCATATGTCAATTCTGTTGATCAAGAACGACAACATACCGGTGGATGGAGTTTGGGTGAACCCAGTTCTAGTGGTGCACAAAGTGATGCAAGTCATGAAGAGCAGAAGTTGGAACGAGGATGGTCAGCTTCATCAAGTAGTTGTGCTGGAGCTGGTAGACAGTTAGGAGAAAGGCAATATGAACCTAGCAATATTCTTTCACGGGAGAGTGTAAACGGGAATCCTCAATTTGTGCAAAGTTCCAATTCCAATGCGATTCCACAGAATCTCAACCTGAATGCGGGTTTTGTGTGTCATAGTGATAATGTTCAAGTCATGGATGCCTCTAACGTGTACAAGTCTGGGGTAGCAGAAAATGAGCGGGTTCCTCCTGCTGGTGGTTCCAACACATTCCTTCATCCTTCTGGAAGCAGTGGATACACGTTGGAAGAGAGTGATGGAAGACCAGGTTGTTCCTTGGATGGTCATCGTCATTCATGCAAAAGAAAGGCAGTCGAGGGACATATTGGACAGTCCTCTGTGAGTGGAGGTTCTAGTTTCTTTCCATGCGCAGAAAGTAGTGCATGGCCTGGTGTTGCTTCTCATTATGGTGCAGGCAGCAGCTTAAGTATATCTGCTCCAGAACAGGTGAACCCCAGGCTTGGATTAGGTTTGAGAGGGCTAGCTTCTGATGATGTGTCAGAACGTCCTGAAACATCAGTTGCAGGACGTACTGAAGCCTCACAGAGAAATTTTCGATTGAGAATAAATCCTTCAACTCATGAATCTCTCCCCCCTGCTTTATTTTCTACGGGGAGTGCTGTTAGGCGCTCCAGTGTACCATCTGCCCAACGCTCTTTAAGACTTCTCCCAATTGATCATCCATTGGACTTTAGGTCACTACCAGCATTAGAAGGTGCAACGGCACAGAGTCAGCCTCCTGTTGTCCCTGTTCCTCCTTTGCCACAAAATGTCCAGTCATTTAGGTGGAATGAAGGCTCTAGCTCCAGAACTGGTAGCTCATCGAGTTCCATCTCTTTGAATGATAGAGAGGAAGGCAGCTCAAGAAGCATATCTAGAAACATTTGGGCACATCCTATGTTTGTACCAGCAACTGAGTTGAGGACCTCAGTTAGAAATCCAACAAATAGAAGTGTAACTGGTGGAAATGCAAGTGCTCCTGGAAATATTGCTTCTACATCACGGTCTGGCTCAAGCTCGAGTGTCCATCCTTTATCAGCTCCAACTTGGGTTTCTCATCCAAATTCTACTTCAAGAAATTCACGGAGATTAGCTGAATACGTTCGTCGATCTCTGTTTTCTTCTAGTGGTGCAGATTCTGGAGGCCAGAGTACTAATTCTCCTGTGCATTCGGGTTCTTCTGGAACCCCCGAAGAAGCAATGGTTTCTTCGGGAGTTGGTACCCAAGTGCATCATCGATCACATCCAAGGTCGGCATTGTGGATGGATAGACAGGGTGATGGTGTACTTGGAATTCCTTATCCTTTGCGAAATTTGGCTGCTGCCAGTGAAGGAAGAAGCAGGCTTCTTGTGTCTGAG CAGATTCGCAATGTCTTAGATCTCATGCGAAGGGGTGAGAGCTTGCGATTTGAG GATGTCATGATTCTTGATCAATCAGTACTTTTTGGAGTAGCCGATATTCATGATAGGCATAGGGATATGCGGCTTGATGTTGATAACATGTCATATGAG GAATTGTTGGCCTTGGAAGAGCGCATTGGAAATGTTAGCACTGGATTGAGTGAGGAGACTATCTTAACCCGGCTAAGGCACCGGAAGTATTCTGTTGCAGCAAGGGCTGAAGTGGAGGCAGAACCTTGTTGCATTTGTCAG GAGGAATATAATAATGGAGAAGATGTGGGCACGCTAGACTGTGGGCACGATTTTCACACTGACTGTATTAAGCAATGGCTGATGCTTAAGAATTGGTGCCCCATTTGTAAAACAACGGGACTGGTACTTGATAAGATGATTTGA
- the LOC110606384 gene encoding probable E3 ubiquitin-protein ligase RHG1A isoform X3, with protein sequence MQGQRGIVGSLPEMLDFDHGSTSGNAIIDQQICWNNIPNPAENRLADFMLSPSHMTSAYVNSVDQERQHTGGWSLGEPSSSGAQSDASHEEQKLERGWSASSSSCAGAGRQLGERQYEPSNILSRESVNGNPQFVQSSNSNAIPQNLNLNAGFVCHSDNVQVMDASNVYKSGVAENERVPPAGGSNTFLHPSGSSGYTLEESDGRPGCSLDGHRHSCKRKAVEGHIGQSSVSGGSSFFPCAESSAWPGVASHYGAGSSLSISAPEQVNPRLGLGLRGLASDDVSERPETSVAGRTEASQRNFRLRINPSTHESLPPALFSTGSAVRRSSVPSAQRSLRLLPIDHPLDFRSLPALEGATAQSQPPVVPVPPLPQNVQSFRWNEGSSSRTGSSSSSISLNDREEGSSRSISRNIWAHPMFVPATELRTSVRNPTNRSVTGGNASAPGNIASTSRSGSSSSVHPLSAPTWVSHPNSTSRNSRRLAEYVRRSLFSSSGADSGGQSTNSPVHSGSSGTPEEAMVSSGVGTQVHHRSHPRSALWMDRQGDGVLGIPYPLRNLAAASEGRSRLLVSEDVMILDQSVLFGVADIHDRHRDMRLDVDNMSYEELLALEERIGNVSTGLSEETILTRLRHRKYSVAARAEVEAEPCCICQEEYNNGEDVGTLDCGHDFHTDCIKQWLMLKNWCPICKTTGLVLDKMI encoded by the exons ATGCAAGGGCAGAGGGGTATTGTTGGCTCTTTGCCAGAAATGCTGGACTTTGACCATGGATCTACATCAGGTAATGCTATCATAGATCAGCAAATTTGCTGGAATAACATTCCAAACCCTGCAGAAAACCGATTAGCAGACTTTATGCTGTCGCCTAGTCACATGACCAGTGCATATGTCAATTCTGTTGATCAAGAACGACAACATACCGGTGGATGGAGTTTGGGTGAACCCAGTTCTAGTGGTGCACAAAGTGATGCAAGTCATGAAGAGCAGAAGTTGGAACGAGGATGGTCAGCTTCATCAAGTAGTTGTGCTGGAGCTGGTAGACAGTTAGGAGAAAGGCAATATGAACCTAGCAATATTCTTTCACGGGAGAGTGTAAACGGGAATCCTCAATTTGTGCAAAGTTCCAATTCCAATGCGATTCCACAGAATCTCAACCTGAATGCGGGTTTTGTGTGTCATAGTGATAATGTTCAAGTCATGGATGCCTCTAACGTGTACAAGTCTGGGGTAGCAGAAAATGAGCGGGTTCCTCCTGCTGGTGGTTCCAACACATTCCTTCATCCTTCTGGAAGCAGTGGATACACGTTGGAAGAGAGTGATGGAAGACCAGGTTGTTCCTTGGATGGTCATCGTCATTCATGCAAAAGAAAGGCAGTCGAGGGACATATTGGACAGTCCTCTGTGAGTGGAGGTTCTAGTTTCTTTCCATGCGCAGAAAGTAGTGCATGGCCTGGTGTTGCTTCTCATTATGGTGCAGGCAGCAGCTTAAGTATATCTGCTCCAGAACAGGTGAACCCCAGGCTTGGATTAGGTTTGAGAGGGCTAGCTTCTGATGATGTGTCAGAACGTCCTGAAACATCAGTTGCAGGACGTACTGAAGCCTCACAGAGAAATTTTCGATTGAGAATAAATCCTTCAACTCATGAATCTCTCCCCCCTGCTTTATTTTCTACGGGGAGTGCTGTTAGGCGCTCCAGTGTACCATCTGCCCAACGCTCTTTAAGACTTCTCCCAATTGATCATCCATTGGACTTTAGGTCACTACCAGCATTAGAAGGTGCAACGGCACAGAGTCAGCCTCCTGTTGTCCCTGTTCCTCCTTTGCCACAAAATGTCCAGTCATTTAGGTGGAATGAAGGCTCTAGCTCCAGAACTGGTAGCTCATCGAGTTCCATCTCTTTGAATGATAGAGAGGAAGGCAGCTCAAGAAGCATATCTAGAAACATTTGGGCACATCCTATGTTTGTACCAGCAACTGAGTTGAGGACCTCAGTTAGAAATCCAACAAATAGAAGTGTAACTGGTGGAAATGCAAGTGCTCCTGGAAATATTGCTTCTACATCACGGTCTGGCTCAAGCTCGAGTGTCCATCCTTTATCAGCTCCAACTTGGGTTTCTCATCCAAATTCTACTTCAAGAAATTCACGGAGATTAGCTGAATACGTTCGTCGATCTCTGTTTTCTTCTAGTGGTGCAGATTCTGGAGGCCAGAGTACTAATTCTCCTGTGCATTCGGGTTCTTCTGGAACCCCCGAAGAAGCAATGGTTTCTTCGGGAGTTGGTACCCAAGTGCATCATCGATCACATCCAAGGTCGGCATTGTGGATGGATAGACAGGGTGATGGTGTACTTGGAATTCCTTATCCTTTGCGAAATTTGGCTGCTGCCAGTGAAGGAAGAAGCAGGCTTCTTGTGTCTGAG GATGTCATGATTCTTGATCAATCAGTACTTTTTGGAGTAGCCGATATTCATGATAGGCATAGGGATATGCGGCTTGATGTTGATAACATGTCATATGAG GAATTGTTGGCCTTGGAAGAGCGCATTGGAAATGTTAGCACTGGATTGAGTGAGGAGACTATCTTAACCCGGCTAAGGCACCGGAAGTATTCTGTTGCAGCAAGGGCTGAAGTGGAGGCAGAACCTTGTTGCATTTGTCAG GAGGAATATAATAATGGAGAAGATGTGGGCACGCTAGACTGTGGGCACGATTTTCACACTGACTGTATTAAGCAATGGCTGATGCTTAAGAATTGGTGCCCCATTTGTAAAACAACGGGACTGGTACTTGATAAGATGATTTGA
- the LOC110606384 gene encoding probable E3 ubiquitin-protein ligase RHG1A isoform X2, translating to MQGQRGIVGSLPEMLDFDHGSTSGNAIIDQQICWNNIPNPAENRLADFMLSPSHMTSAYVNSVDQERQHTGGWSLGEPSSSGAQSDASHEEQKLERGWSASSSSCAGAGRQLGERQYEPSNILSRESVNGNPQFVQSSNSNAIPQNLNLNAGFVCHSDNVQVMDASNVYKSGVAENERVPPAGGSNTFLHPSGSSGYTLEESDGRPGCSLDGHRHSCKRKAVEGHIGQSSVSGGSSFFPCAESSAWPGVASHYGAGSSLSISAPEQVNPRLGLGLRGLASDDVSERPETSVAGRTEASQRNFRLRINPSTHESLPPALFSTGSAVRRSSVPSAQRSLRLLPIDHPLDFRSLPALEGATAQSQPPVVPVPPLPQNVQSFRWNEGSSSRTGSSSSSISLNDREEGSSRSISRNIWAHPMFVPATELRTSVRNPTNRSVTGGNASAPGNIASTSRSGSSSSVHPLSAPTWVSHPNSTSRNSRRLAEYVRRSLFSSSGADSGGQSTNSPVHSGSSGTPEEAMVSSGVGTQVHHRSHPRSALWMDRQGDGVLGIPYPLRNLAAASEGRSRLLVSEIRNVLDLMRRGESLRFEDVMILDQSVLFGVADIHDRHRDMRLDVDNMSYEELLALEERIGNVSTGLSEETILTRLRHRKYSVAARAEVEAEPCCICQEEYNNGEDVGTLDCGHDFHTDCIKQWLMLKNWCPICKTTGLVLDKMI from the exons ATGCAAGGGCAGAGGGGTATTGTTGGCTCTTTGCCAGAAATGCTGGACTTTGACCATGGATCTACATCAGGTAATGCTATCATAGATCAGCAAATTTGCTGGAATAACATTCCAAACCCTGCAGAAAACCGATTAGCAGACTTTATGCTGTCGCCTAGTCACATGACCAGTGCATATGTCAATTCTGTTGATCAAGAACGACAACATACCGGTGGATGGAGTTTGGGTGAACCCAGTTCTAGTGGTGCACAAAGTGATGCAAGTCATGAAGAGCAGAAGTTGGAACGAGGATGGTCAGCTTCATCAAGTAGTTGTGCTGGAGCTGGTAGACAGTTAGGAGAAAGGCAATATGAACCTAGCAATATTCTTTCACGGGAGAGTGTAAACGGGAATCCTCAATTTGTGCAAAGTTCCAATTCCAATGCGATTCCACAGAATCTCAACCTGAATGCGGGTTTTGTGTGTCATAGTGATAATGTTCAAGTCATGGATGCCTCTAACGTGTACAAGTCTGGGGTAGCAGAAAATGAGCGGGTTCCTCCTGCTGGTGGTTCCAACACATTCCTTCATCCTTCTGGAAGCAGTGGATACACGTTGGAAGAGAGTGATGGAAGACCAGGTTGTTCCTTGGATGGTCATCGTCATTCATGCAAAAGAAAGGCAGTCGAGGGACATATTGGACAGTCCTCTGTGAGTGGAGGTTCTAGTTTCTTTCCATGCGCAGAAAGTAGTGCATGGCCTGGTGTTGCTTCTCATTATGGTGCAGGCAGCAGCTTAAGTATATCTGCTCCAGAACAGGTGAACCCCAGGCTTGGATTAGGTTTGAGAGGGCTAGCTTCTGATGATGTGTCAGAACGTCCTGAAACATCAGTTGCAGGACGTACTGAAGCCTCACAGAGAAATTTTCGATTGAGAATAAATCCTTCAACTCATGAATCTCTCCCCCCTGCTTTATTTTCTACGGGGAGTGCTGTTAGGCGCTCCAGTGTACCATCTGCCCAACGCTCTTTAAGACTTCTCCCAATTGATCATCCATTGGACTTTAGGTCACTACCAGCATTAGAAGGTGCAACGGCACAGAGTCAGCCTCCTGTTGTCCCTGTTCCTCCTTTGCCACAAAATGTCCAGTCATTTAGGTGGAATGAAGGCTCTAGCTCCAGAACTGGTAGCTCATCGAGTTCCATCTCTTTGAATGATAGAGAGGAAGGCAGCTCAAGAAGCATATCTAGAAACATTTGGGCACATCCTATGTTTGTACCAGCAACTGAGTTGAGGACCTCAGTTAGAAATCCAACAAATAGAAGTGTAACTGGTGGAAATGCAAGTGCTCCTGGAAATATTGCTTCTACATCACGGTCTGGCTCAAGCTCGAGTGTCCATCCTTTATCAGCTCCAACTTGGGTTTCTCATCCAAATTCTACTTCAAGAAATTCACGGAGATTAGCTGAATACGTTCGTCGATCTCTGTTTTCTTCTAGTGGTGCAGATTCTGGAGGCCAGAGTACTAATTCTCCTGTGCATTCGGGTTCTTCTGGAACCCCCGAAGAAGCAATGGTTTCTTCGGGAGTTGGTACCCAAGTGCATCATCGATCACATCCAAGGTCGGCATTGTGGATGGATAGACAGGGTGATGGTGTACTTGGAATTCCTTATCCTTTGCGAAATTTGGCTGCTGCCAGTGAAGGAAGAAGCAGGCTTCTTGTGTCTGAG ATTCGCAATGTCTTAGATCTCATGCGAAGGGGTGAGAGCTTGCGATTTGAG GATGTCATGATTCTTGATCAATCAGTACTTTTTGGAGTAGCCGATATTCATGATAGGCATAGGGATATGCGGCTTGATGTTGATAACATGTCATATGAG GAATTGTTGGCCTTGGAAGAGCGCATTGGAAATGTTAGCACTGGATTGAGTGAGGAGACTATCTTAACCCGGCTAAGGCACCGGAAGTATTCTGTTGCAGCAAGGGCTGAAGTGGAGGCAGAACCTTGTTGCATTTGTCAG GAGGAATATAATAATGGAGAAGATGTGGGCACGCTAGACTGTGGGCACGATTTTCACACTGACTGTATTAAGCAATGGCTGATGCTTAAGAATTGGTGCCCCATTTGTAAAACAACGGGACTGGTACTTGATAAGATGATTTGA